From one Thermococcus sp. genomic stretch:
- a CDS encoding type II secretion system F family protein, translated as MGVIDGFLTFLERLGGKTTEVAEKPIRRLPQGKTVQERLRALKEIQREVTEEEETPPREREIEELIEWRKQEIKQPFSERLADAMLHYFKGPVESLTSSLKGLDEDLFRANITTPKDRYVATMLGVSIFLGLFSVLVAYLLYMPVTTSLLIGFLGFVGTFFYMRKYPKLVWKRRVAEVERAMPYALRHMASLLSAGVGISEALLSVAKADYGAISEEFDLIIRDMRTGSSFEDALAKFDDKMASDSISRVVKQILRAVKFGGNLADILYKLAEDFSFEYRMKLMEYVQRVNGIAFIYMFMTIVMPTMFVVGILAGSMMTQTLIMPTETLAVVLLLAFPMLSLIIVNMIKKGEPR; from the coding sequence ATGGGGGTCATCGATGGTTTCCTGACGTTCCTGGAAAGGCTGGGTGGGAAAACTACAGAAGTTGCTGAAAAGCCTATTCGAAGGCTTCCGCAGGGAAAAACCGTTCAGGAGAGGCTAAGGGCCCTTAAGGAGATACAGAGGGAGGTAACGGAGGAAGAAGAGACACCCCCTAGAGAGAGGGAGATTGAGGAGCTTATTGAATGGAGAAAGCAGGAGATAAAGCAACCGTTCTCCGAGAGGCTTGCCGATGCCATGCTGCATTACTTCAAAGGGCCTGTTGAGTCCCTCACGAGCTCCCTAAAGGGACTGGATGAGGACCTGTTCAGGGCCAACATAACGACACCCAAAGACAGGTACGTCGCCACCATGCTCGGTGTTAGTATATTCCTGGGGCTTTTTTCTGTCCTCGTGGCCTACCTTCTTTACATGCCAGTCACAACCTCACTTCTGATAGGTTTCCTGGGTTTTGTGGGGACTTTCTTTTACATGAGAAAGTACCCCAAACTTGTCTGGAAGCGCAGGGTTGCTGAGGTGGAGAGGGCCATGCCATACGCTCTCAGGCACATGGCGTCCCTTCTGAGCGCGGGCGTCGGTATCTCTGAGGCCCTTCTGTCCGTGGCCAAAGCCGACTACGGTGCCATCTCCGAGGAGTTCGATCTCATAATAAGGGACATGCGCACCGGTTCCTCCTTTGAGGACGCACTCGCGAAGTTCGATGACAAGATGGCCTCCGACAGCATCAGCAGGGTTGTCAAACAGATCCTTAGGGCCGTCAAATTCGGTGGGAACCTGGCTGACATACTGTATAAACTTGCAGAGGACTTCTCCTTTGAGTACAGGATGAAACTGATGGAGTACGTGCAGAGGGTAAACGGGATAGCCTTTATCTACATGTTCATGACCATAGTCATGCCCACCATGTTCGTAGTCGGTATCCTGGCGGGTTCGATGATGACCCAGACGCTTATAATGCCCACCGAAACCCTGGCCGTCGTACTGCTTCTTGCGTTCCCCATGCTGTCACTTATAATCGTTAACATGATCAAAAAGGGAGAGCCGAGGTGA
- a CDS encoding TIGR04076 family protein yields MERIEVTVKEIRGKCPVFKPGDRITVEGPSVRLEETDAICTHAFASLLPYIVALRKGIKPRELGLGRGEKAYIQCLDPGLPYTDGGTVIFEITVVRDEAEEGVESGERGS; encoded by the coding sequence ATGGAGAGAATAGAGGTTACAGTTAAGGAGATACGCGGGAAATGTCCGGTTTTCAAACCGGGCGACAGAATAACGGTAGAGGGGCCCTCAGTGAGGCTGGAAGAGACCGATGCGATTTGCACCCATGCATTTGCATCGCTACTGCCGTACATAGTTGCCCTGCGAAAGGGTATTAAGCCGAGAGAGTTAGGCTTAGGCAGGGGAGAGAAAGCTTACATCCAGTGCCTCGACCCCGGGCTGCCATACACCGATGGCGGGACTGTGATCTTCGAGATAACGGTGGTGAGAGATGAAGCAGAGGAAGGCGTGGAGAGTGGTGAGAGAGGTAGTTGA
- a CDS encoding MoxR family ATPase, giving the protein MKAEEVGLKGKEVLNEVKKAIVGKDRVLKLVLTTILADGHVLIEDLPGLAKTLMAKSFAGALGMRFTRVQFTPDLLPSDILGVSVFNQKTLEFEFRKGPVFTNVLLADEINRAPPKTQSALLEAMQERQVTIEGTTYSLPRPFVVIATQNPIEQEGTYPLPEAQLDRFLVRLRVGYPDRGEELEILRRRMNRKKEEVDLRAVTTPEEVLEMQRAIEEVYVSDAILEYITDIVATTRNDRKEIDVGASPRGSLALLKLSRAYAALGGRDYVIPDDVKAVAVPALSHRLILKRELWYTKVSQDSIMEKLLDRVPVPKFE; this is encoded by the coding sequence ATGAAAGCGGAGGAAGTGGGTCTCAAAGGGAAGGAAGTTCTGAACGAGGTTAAAAAGGCGATAGTCGGGAAGGACCGGGTTCTGAAGCTCGTGCTGACGACGATACTGGCGGATGGGCACGTGCTCATAGAGGATCTTCCTGGATTGGCCAAAACCCTGATGGCCAAGAGCTTTGCGGGGGCCCTTGGGATGCGGTTTACCCGCGTTCAGTTCACGCCCGACCTGTTGCCAAGCGATATACTCGGGGTCAGTGTTTTTAACCAGAAGACGCTGGAATTCGAGTTCAGAAAGGGGCCGGTTTTTACCAATGTGCTGCTGGCCGACGAGATAAACCGCGCACCCCCCAAGACCCAATCGGCCCTTCTCGAAGCCATGCAGGAGAGACAGGTCACGATTGAGGGAACAACGTACAGCCTGCCGAGACCGTTCGTGGTCATAGCAACTCAGAACCCTATAGAGCAGGAGGGAACCTACCCCCTTCCGGAGGCTCAGCTGGACCGCTTTCTGGTGAGACTCCGTGTTGGTTATCCGGACCGGGGGGAGGAGCTGGAGATTCTGCGGAGGAGGATGAACCGCAAGAAAGAGGAGGTTGACCTAAGGGCTGTGACCACCCCAGAGGAGGTCCTTGAGATGCAGAGGGCGATCGAGGAGGTCTACGTGAGCGATGCTATCCTGGAGTACATAACCGACATAGTGGCCACCACCAGAAACGACAGAAAGGAGATAGACGTCGGGGCGTCCCCCAGGGGGAGCCTGGCCCTGCTTAAGCTCTCCCGTGCATACGCCGCCCTGGGGGGCAGGGACTACGTCATCCCCGACGATGTTAAAGCCGTAGCGGTACCGGCCCTTAGCCACAGGCTTATCCTTAAGAGAGAGCTGTGGTACACAAAGGTCAGCCAGGATAGTATAATGGAGAAACTTCTAGATCGTGTCCCCGTTCCCAAATTCGAGTAA
- a CDS encoding peptidylprolyl isomerase: protein MKIETGDFVVFNYVGRFEDGEVFDTSYEDVARENGIYVEDREYGPLGVNVGVGEIIPGLDEALIGMETGEKRTVTIPPEKGYGMPNPELVVDVPLSQFSDVGVEPVEGMYVMTDSGIAKIASIEGDGVKLDFNHPLAGKTLVFDVEIVDVQKGKGGEGE from the coding sequence ATGAAGATTGAGACTGGGGATTTTGTGGTGTTTAACTACGTAGGCAGATTTGAGGATGGAGAAGTCTTTGACACGAGTTACGAGGATGTCGCCAGGGAGAACGGGATATACGTTGAGGACAGGGAATACGGTCCCCTGGGCGTGAACGTCGGCGTTGGGGAGATAATTCCAGGTCTGGACGAGGCCCTGATAGGAATGGAGACCGGCGAGAAGAGAACCGTAACCATCCCACCGGAGAAGGGCTACGGCATGCCGAATCCCGAGCTCGTAGTAGACGTGCCCCTTTCACAGTTCTCAGATGTTGGCGTTGAGCCGGTGGAGGGAATGTACGTCATGACGGACTCTGGAATAGCCAAGATCGCTTCGATAGAGGGGGACGGTGTTAAACTGGACTTCAACCATCCCCTGGCCGGGAAAACCCTCGTTTTCGACGTGGAAATCGTGGACGTTCAGAAGGGTAAAGGGGGGGAAGGGGAGTAA
- a CDS encoding DUF58 domain-containing protein yields the protein MTEFKITEKAEYLFMALWVLVLMAFFLLRWEMVYLVLPVLWLLFVAVFFFKPTLDVEISRKLPHDRVLEGEIIDVELRLKANERIPSLRIRDMIPEGLEVVEGSNSRVISLSKGEERVLRYRVLVKRGVHPFESILLSYEDPFGLFYVDRVENIYQELVGVPRIQDVPTPYSTRGTKITVGPLPSPRVGEGVEFHAIREYQPGDPLKIINWKATARTGRIMANEYESERKVDVVFIVDASYTGFIVFDDLVRAAASLMLNALNDGTSFGLLLAEEVPLWVRVDYGKRHFFKCIDFLSTAKPDVNNMIAYQVEHLIRSRFPPRAQLLYFSPLLTEESRNALKTMSEFGYNVVVVSPNPYSAIDPKSREEELALKLLSLERRVMLQKMASYGLIVDWDVKKPLKAAIAEVVNI from the coding sequence ATGACGGAGTTCAAGATTACAGAGAAGGCCGAATACCTCTTCATGGCTCTATGGGTCTTGGTACTGATGGCGTTTTTCCTACTTCGCTGGGAGATGGTCTACCTTGTACTGCCCGTACTCTGGCTGCTCTTCGTTGCCGTCTTTTTCTTCAAGCCAACGCTTGACGTTGAGATAAGCAGAAAACTCCCCCACGATCGGGTGCTGGAGGGGGAGATCATCGATGTCGAGCTCCGATTAAAAGCCAACGAGAGGATCCCCAGTCTCCGGATCAGGGATATGATTCCTGAGGGGCTGGAGGTCGTTGAGGGAAGCAACTCCCGTGTTATATCCCTTAGCAAGGGGGAAGAACGCGTTCTAAGGTATCGGGTTCTTGTAAAGAGGGGGGTTCACCCGTTTGAGAGTATCCTGCTGAGCTACGAGGATCCTTTTGGTCTCTTCTATGTGGATCGCGTCGAGAACATCTACCAGGAGCTGGTTGGTGTTCCCCGCATCCAGGATGTCCCAACGCCTTATTCAACGAGAGGAACTAAGATAACCGTTGGACCGCTTCCGTCGCCAAGGGTGGGGGAGGGCGTTGAGTTCCATGCAATAAGGGAGTACCAGCCCGGCGACCCGCTCAAGATAATCAACTGGAAGGCCACCGCCAGGACTGGTAGGATAATGGCCAACGAGTACGAGAGCGAGCGCAAGGTTGACGTCGTCTTTATAGTCGACGCATCCTACACTGGGTTCATTGTTTTCGACGACCTCGTACGGGCTGCGGCGTCCCTGATGCTCAACGCACTCAACGATGGTACCAGTTTCGGTCTTCTCCTGGCTGAGGAGGTCCCGCTATGGGTGCGCGTTGATTACGGCAAGAGGCACTTCTTCAAATGTATAGACTTCCTGAGCACGGCAAAACCCGACGTGAACAACATGATAGCCTACCAGGTTGAGCACCTAATCCGTAGCCGATTTCCCCCCAGGGCCCAGCTTCTGTACTTCTCCCCACTCCTAACCGAGGAAAGCAGGAACGCGCTTAAGACCATGTCGGAGTTCGGCTACAACGTTGTTGTCGTAAGTCCGAACCCGTACAGTGCTATCGATCCAAAAAGCAGGGAGGAGGAACTTGCCCTTAAGCTTCTATCACTTGAACGGAGGGTAATGCTGCAGAAGATGGCATCTTATGGTCTGATCGTTGATTGGGACGTTAAGAAGCCCCTCAAAGCCGCAATAGCGGAGGTGGTGAACATATGA
- a CDS encoding DUF2118 domain-containing protein, with product MEKLPRLYIECNEEECTDGRILKEECVIIQDNLEVWSKPGENLPTFIETEKATFLKKEVYDRFYLYVDKTEGRLEADAILVLPDGRTRIYLKKGDELLMLPVEGYTKTLIANVGNRVRRGDPFAAVTTKKGEVHYLKPPKTGTVVFIDDMSLRPHYVYYILPEE from the coding sequence ATGGAGAAGCTTCCAAGGCTCTATATTGAGTGCAATGAGGAGGAGTGTACCGATGGAAGGATCCTGAAGGAAGAGTGCGTAATAATACAGGACAACCTGGAGGTCTGGTCAAAACCAGGCGAAAACCTTCCAACGTTCATAGAAACCGAAAAAGCAACCTTCCTCAAGAAGGAGGTGTACGACAGGTTCTACCTCTACGTGGATAAAACAGAGGGAAGGCTAGAGGCAGACGCCATACTGGTCCTCCCGGACGGCAGAACCAGAATCTACCTGAAGAAGGGCGATGAACTTCTCATGCTCCCAGTAGAGGGCTACACAAAGACGTTGATAGCTAACGTTGGCAACAGGGTGAGGAGGGGGGACCCATTCGCAGCCGTGACAACCAAAAAAGGGGAAGTGCACTACCTGAAGCCCCCAAAGACCGGCACCGTCGTCTTCATTGACGATATGAGCCTCAGACCGCACTACGTTTACTACATACTGCCTGAGGAGTAG
- a CDS encoding DUF4129 domain-containing protein, with amino-acid sequence MVGMSTKVKSLSLAGLTMLLMAMLMHPIIRLSSGTGKHPMEYLGFIMVALAGIGVLFLVLLFLSWLDIPLRGRETYAVTPLQFILYLISAVIVAFFFVMGPYSRIKLGVKAANSSGVFLNRSLGQNVQTYGKESAGGHSIPYVGYLPYFIGLIVLAVLAYFLWVYYREVLRKRERREMRRRAKLFDKRLEEAGLDMFENPRDAVVGIYKNAVLWLEALNLPYKESWTHWEHAGHVRYMHETFSRLTVLFEKAKYAPEKVTWDDAAGALEAYRRMRGGLHEGKV; translated from the coding sequence ATGGTAGGTATGTCCACCAAGGTAAAAAGTCTATCCCTCGCTGGACTCACAATGCTCCTGATGGCAATGTTAATGCATCCGATTATTAGGCTAAGCTCCGGAACCGGGAAACATCCCATGGAGTACCTCGGCTTCATAATGGTAGCCCTCGCCGGGATCGGGGTCCTGTTTTTAGTCCTCCTCTTTTTAAGCTGGCTTGATATACCGCTGAGGGGAAGAGAAACCTACGCCGTTACCCCCCTTCAATTCATCCTGTACCTCATCTCGGCGGTGATTGTTGCGTTCTTCTTTGTCATGGGGCCCTACTCCAGGATCAAGCTCGGAGTCAAGGCGGCTAATTCGTCTGGGGTTTTCTTGAACCGTTCTTTGGGACAGAACGTTCAGACCTATGGCAAGGAGAGTGCAGGTGGGCACTCCATTCCCTACGTCGGTTACCTGCCGTATTTTATAGGTCTCATCGTGCTGGCCGTACTCGCCTATTTCCTCTGGGTTTACTACAGGGAGGTCCTCAGAAAACGTGAGAGGAGGGAAATGCGCCGCCGGGCGAAGCTCTTTGATAAGAGGCTCGAGGAAGCGGGGTTGGACATGTTTGAAAACCCCCGTGATGCTGTGGTAGGGATATATAAAAACGCTGTCCTCTGGCTTGAGGCCCTTAATCTGCCCTATAAGGAGAGCTGGACCCATTGGGAGCACGCCGGTCACGTCAGGTACATGCATGAGACGTTTTCCAGACTGACCGTGCTCTTTGAGAAGGCTAAATACGCGCCCGAGAAGGTCACCTGGGACGACGCCGCGGGGGCCCTTGAGGCGTACAGAAGAATGAGGGGGGGTCTGCATGAGGGGAAGGTTTGA
- a CDS encoding DUF515 domain-containing protein translates to MSEDIEAKIRRLRELGKASTEAESQPVSRPPKATLRKPPRKPRGIGSIRDKERRKKILIGAGVLITVIILVAVGALMYFQSHAANQLQEAKNSKIAEVNQYYKAYSLHMNTTYGQNLLKNTRSKLLSEISSASSVDQVKAVDVKGTYAKAYQQYKAYLQEQERIKFEQQLNATKREKIQNLTLEFQPLLAQPLPDSIRAEVVDSLKSLEESVNNASSMEGVARINAAPYLLKLWRDYYDYRIDSVPTQSVVLIMPDGTKKVLSKTEAKAYLAGISDYRQIIRYSVQKVEYVDIALVLSRDRINGAFLSPGDHIVIFAKNSSSARFQEIVNQGYIELVLLPKQAGLINLNEAQSQSSSSSSSSSSQYSRDQSSTYQPGGTTISNGQSSSDTYSNSQSASQSVSAVYSYSTDLTQILKALAAGKLKNGANVEQQLENYGWEVIDLEKSSGLMVVDPNAQFLVIVKVPSIFVPDILSYQQYLYLAKVTG, encoded by the coding sequence GTGTCCGAGGATATTGAGGCGAAGATTCGCCGGTTAAGAGAGCTTGGTAAAGCAAGTACTGAAGCCGAATCGCAACCTGTTTCAAGGCCTCCAAAAGCTACCCTAAGAAAACCCCCGAGGAAACCCCGCGGGATAGGAAGCATTCGTGATAAAGAACGTAGGAAGAAGATCCTCATCGGTGCAGGCGTTCTGATTACCGTGATAATCCTTGTCGCAGTTGGTGCTCTGATGTATTTCCAGAGCCATGCTGCCAATCAGCTTCAGGAGGCCAAAAACTCCAAGATAGCCGAGGTGAACCAGTACTACAAGGCCTATTCCCTTCATATGAACACAACGTACGGGCAGAACCTTCTAAAAAACACCAGGAGCAAGCTTTTGAGCGAGATCTCCTCCGCCAGTTCCGTTGATCAGGTCAAGGCTGTGGACGTCAAGGGCACTTATGCCAAGGCTTATCAGCAGTACAAGGCGTACCTGCAGGAGCAGGAGCGCATTAAGTTTGAGCAGCAACTCAACGCGACCAAGAGGGAGAAGATACAGAACCTGACCCTTGAGTTCCAGCCGCTCTTGGCCCAGCCACTACCGGACAGCATCCGGGCGGAGGTTGTGGACTCGCTGAAGAGCCTGGAGGAGAGCGTTAACAACGCGAGCAGCATGGAGGGGGTCGCCCGGATAAATGCCGCTCCGTATCTTCTTAAACTGTGGAGGGACTACTATGACTACAGGATCGACAGTGTTCCCACCCAGAGTGTTGTTCTGATAATGCCCGATGGAACAAAGAAGGTTCTCTCGAAGACCGAAGCCAAGGCCTACCTCGCGGGTATCTCCGACTACAGGCAGATAATTCGCTACTCCGTCCAGAAGGTTGAGTACGTTGATATAGCCCTTGTCCTCTCAAGGGACAGGATAAACGGGGCTTTTCTGTCCCCTGGAGATCACATTGTGATATTTGCCAAGAACTCAAGCAGTGCGAGGTTCCAGGAGATCGTCAATCAGGGTTACATAGAACTGGTGCTCCTGCCCAAGCAGGCGGGCCTTATAAATCTGAACGAGGCTCAGAGCCAGAGCAGTTCATCAAGCAGTAGCTCATCCAGCCAGTACTCGCGCGATCAGTCCTCCACGTACCAGCCCGGCGGAACCACCATAAGCAACGGCCAGAGTTCGTCCGACACCTACTCGAACTCTCAGAGTGCTTCCCAGAGTGTTTCGGCAGTCTACAGCTACAGCACTGACCTCACACAGATCCTGAAGGCGCTGGCTGCAGGTAAACTCAAGAATGGGGCAAATGTGGAACAGCAGCTGGAGAACTACGGCTGGGAGGTAATCGATCTTGAAAAGAGCTCCGGACTTATGGTCGTGGATCCCAACGCTCAGTTCCTCGTCATAGTGAAGGTCCCGTCGATATTCGTACCCGACATACTGAGCTACCAGCAGTACCTCTACCTAGCCAAGGTTACCGGTTGA
- a CDS encoding CpaF family protein gives MEEKKKKGTPSWIDEILNEEDDLLENVLKKEKGTPSKGKEEAIEFPFSGGGSSLEDILGGGEKEEQSRSRKEELPIPFLSEESKTDLDEILSRPTTPEEAMKARPTGAEVLNEILVKEEPKKPKITSRPRTPSSIQDILGSASSSQESAYAGRAEVLDAYGNVRILRVKGEPIPIYEIRLPKLTKEENDLLNMIRDRAITEIHIDPTSIPDPEERRRVFMNAVRRLIKDAAPTFSEGRVEVLSEIIVQGMIGYGKLDFLVRDDNLEEIMVIGSRRPVYVWHRRFNMCKTNITFSEDKEILNIIERIARQVGRRIDQQSPLLDASLPDGSRVNATIPPISLDGPTITIRKFKKDPLTIIDLIKYGTMNSEIAALLWLFVDGLGVKPANILVAGGTGSGKTTTLNSLGMFIPPSERVISIEDTAELQLPVEHWVRLETRPPNIEGKGEITMDDLVKNTLRMRPDRIIVGEVRGAEARTMFTAMNTGHDGCMSTIHSNSARETIVRLESPPMSVPRIMIPALDIIIMQVRFHSRKKGTIRRITEIAEVSGMEGESVQLNKLYKYDPAKDELVPTGVPSRVINDLSHHTGMSVTELDLEKEKRKIILDWMIERGIRSIEEVGHYLRMFYIDEEALLKKIEAEGSVETSKQIRSII, from the coding sequence CTGGAAGAGAAAAAAAAGAAGGGCACCCCCTCTTGGATAGATGAGATACTGAACGAAGAGGACGACCTCCTGGAGAATGTTCTTAAGAAAGAAAAGGGAACACCTTCCAAGGGGAAGGAAGAGGCTATAGAATTCCCATTTTCGGGTGGCGGTTCATCTTTGGAGGATATCCTTGGGGGAGGCGAGAAGGAGGAGCAATCGAGGAGTAGGAAAGAGGAACTTCCCATACCCTTCCTCAGTGAGGAAAGCAAGACCGACCTAGACGAGATACTGAGCAGGCCCACGACTCCTGAAGAGGCTATGAAGGCGAGACCAACTGGCGCTGAGGTTCTCAATGAGATACTGGTTAAGGAGGAACCCAAAAAACCAAAGATAACATCTCGTCCCAGGACCCCTTCTTCCATCCAGGATATCCTCGGATCCGCTTCTTCTTCTCAGGAGAGCGCTTACGCCGGTCGTGCTGAGGTTCTTGACGCCTACGGTAACGTCAGGATCTTGAGGGTTAAAGGAGAGCCCATCCCAATATATGAGATTCGCCTTCCAAAGCTGACGAAGGAAGAGAACGACCTGTTGAACATGATAAGGGACAGGGCGATAACGGAGATCCACATCGATCCTACATCGATACCCGACCCTGAAGAACGCAGGCGTGTGTTTATGAACGCCGTAAGGCGGCTCATAAAGGACGCAGCCCCGACCTTCTCCGAGGGCAGGGTGGAAGTGTTATCCGAGATCATAGTTCAGGGCATGATAGGCTATGGAAAGCTGGATTTTCTGGTCCGGGATGATAACCTTGAGGAAATAATGGTCATAGGAAGCCGCAGGCCCGTGTATGTGTGGCACAGGCGTTTTAACATGTGCAAGACCAACATCACCTTCTCAGAGGATAAAGAGATCCTCAACATAATTGAACGTATTGCGAGGCAGGTAGGAAGACGCATAGATCAGCAGAGTCCGCTGCTCGACGCCAGCCTTCCGGACGGAAGCCGTGTTAACGCCACCATCCCCCCAATCAGTCTGGACGGGCCAACTATAACAATCCGTAAGTTCAAAAAAGATCCCTTAACCATCATTGACTTGATAAAATACGGCACCATGAACAGTGAGATAGCCGCTCTCCTCTGGCTGTTTGTGGATGGCCTTGGGGTGAAGCCCGCGAATATCCTCGTTGCCGGTGGGACGGGTTCAGGTAAAACGACAACCCTGAACTCCCTTGGAATGTTCATCCCGCCGAGCGAGCGTGTCATCTCAATAGAGGATACGGCGGAGCTTCAGCTTCCCGTTGAGCACTGGGTAAGGCTTGAGACCCGGCCGCCAAACATCGAGGGCAAGGGGGAGATCACCATGGACGACCTGGTTAAGAACACCCTCCGTATGCGCCCTGACAGGATCATCGTGGGTGAGGTTCGTGGGGCCGAGGCGAGGACCATGTTCACAGCCATGAACACGGGGCATGACGGTTGTATGAGCACGATACACTCCAACAGTGCCCGCGAGACTATCGTAAGGCTGGAAAGCCCCCCCATGAGTGTTCCCAGGATAATGATCCCCGCCCTCGACATCATCATAATGCAGGTGAGATTCCACAGCAGGAAGAAGGGCACCATCAGGAGAATAACGGAGATAGCAGAGGTCTCCGGGATGGAGGGGGAAAGTGTACAGCTCAACAAGCTCTACAAATACGACCCGGCCAAGGATGAGCTGGTTCCAACGGGGGTTCCGAGCAGAGTTATAAACGACCTCTCTCACCACACAGGAATGAGCGTTACCGAGCTTGATCTCGAAAAGGAGAAGAGGAAGATTATCCTTGACTGGATGATTGAGAGGGGTATCCGGAGCATTGAGGAAGTTGGCCACTACCTCCGCATGTTCTACATAGATGAAGAGGCGTTGCTGAAGAAGATAGAGGCGGAGGGCAGTGTCGAGACCAGCAAACAGATTAGGAGTATAATCTGA
- a CDS encoding type II secretion system F family protein: protein MAKRLSSSLISLTERLIPEKWLRRYELFVYSANLNFMALEFLVISLLLGVIFGAAVALFNVLYGLIAFLAVFVGTAFIYPYWRVTKRADEMERMLPDAFFYLASSLRAGISFSEALEELTTANFGSLTDEFRRTVAEIKKGRPTVEALKAFALRNRRSSVIYRSMMIIIEALERGAPMGDVLVYVGNDVREILRIKQERKASTGMQVMFFIITSGFIGPLILGIVTQVMGSMGGGAGAVSLPVSAIKNILLIFVGIQAIISGFGIGVIREGKYSSGLKYGLLMLVMGVMIFEGATSMNISM, encoded by the coding sequence ATGGCAAAGAGATTATCGTCCTCACTGATTTCCCTCACCGAGCGCCTGATCCCGGAGAAGTGGCTTAGAAGGTATGAGCTCTTTGTGTACTCCGCCAACCTGAACTTCATGGCTTTGGAGTTCCTCGTGATCTCCCTTCTCTTGGGGGTTATATTCGGTGCAGCCGTTGCACTCTTTAACGTTCTTTACGGTCTGATAGCTTTCCTGGCGGTGTTCGTAGGGACTGCGTTCATATACCCGTACTGGAGGGTGACAAAACGCGCCGACGAAATGGAGCGGATGCTACCAGATGCTTTCTTCTATCTGGCCAGCTCCCTCAGGGCTGGAATATCGTTTTCTGAGGCGCTTGAGGAGCTCACCACTGCGAACTTTGGGTCACTGACCGACGAGTTCAGGAGGACCGTGGCCGAGATAAAGAAAGGGCGCCCGACCGTCGAAGCTCTGAAGGCGTTTGCACTCAGGAACAGGCGGTCCTCCGTTATCTATCGTTCGATGATGATAATCATTGAGGCCCTGGAAAGGGGCGCACCTATGGGGGACGTCCTCGTCTACGTTGGCAATGACGTCAGAGAGATACTCAGAATAAAGCAGGAGCGCAAGGCATCGACCGGCATGCAGGTCATGTTTTTCATAATAACGAGCGGCTTCATCGGGCCCCTCATCCTCGGAATCGTTACCCAAGTCATGGGCTCCATGGGAGGGGGTGCCGGGGCGGTTTCCCTCCCCGTATCCGCGATAAAGAACATACTCCTGATATTCGTTGGCATTCAGGCGATAATCTCTGGCTTTGGTATTGGGGTAATAAGAGAAGGGAAGTACTCCTCAGGCCTCAAGTACGGCCTGCTGATGCTGGTTATGGGAGTAATGATCTTTGAGGGGGCAACCTCCATGAACATCTCTATGTGA
- a CDS encoding carbohydrate kinase family protein — protein sequence MKLDLVVLGHVSIDHIRFPGRNEKLLPGGAAAAVATSAALAGAGVGLVTKVGRDFPEGWLKKLSAVLDVRGVQILPGRTIHIYMIYNEDGSVDAPVDMGVARKMGETPIPEEYMESKLFHIAPIPPEEQLKAIKRIERERTSLDFNPTYMEDYAGKTGLMKKIISRVEVLFPNEREALTITKTKTVEEAAKTLHGWGAKLVVITRGERGVLVYDGDFREFSAPPINPEEIVDPTGAGDAFAGGFLAGYSRGQPVEECVRLGLERAREVLKKEGSWSITPSPRSE from the coding sequence ATGAAACTCGACTTGGTAGTTCTCGGTCACGTCTCGATAGATCATATACGGTTTCCGGGAAGGAATGAAAAGTTACTTCCCGGCGGTGCAGCCGCAGCCGTGGCTACTTCGGCGGCTCTGGCCGGCGCGGGGGTTGGTCTGGTAACGAAAGTTGGTAGGGATTTTCCTGAAGGGTGGCTCAAAAAGCTCTCCGCGGTTCTCGACGTTAGGGGTGTTCAAATCCTGCCCGGCAGGACAATTCACATATACATGATTTACAACGAGGACGGGAGCGTTGATGCCCCCGTTGACATGGGAGTCGCTCGGAAAATGGGCGAGACTCCAATCCCTGAGGAATACATGGAGTCAAAACTGTTCCACATAGCCCCGATTCCTCCGGAGGAACAGCTCAAGGCCATTAAAAGGATTGAAAGGGAAAGGACAAGCCTAGATTTCAACCCGACCTACATGGAGGATTATGCCGGAAAAACAGGTCTCATGAAGAAAATAATCTCAAGGGTCGAGGTCCTCTTTCCAAACGAGAGGGAAGCGCTAACGATAACCAAAACCAAAACCGTGGAAGAAGCCGCCAAAACACTGCACGGATGGGGGGCGAAGCTGGTCGTTATAACGCGCGGTGAGAGGGGGGTCCTTGTTTACGATGGGGATTTCAGAGAGTTTTCGGCACCCCCTATAAACCCTGAAGAGATCGTGGATCCAACGGGAGCCGGAGACGCTTTCGCAGGCGGTTTTCTGGCGGGCTACTCAAGGGGGCAACCTGTGGAGGAATGCGTCAGACTGGGTCTTGAGAGAGCCAGAGAGGTGCTGAAAAAAGAGGGGAGCTGGAGCATCACCCCCTCCCCACGCTCCGAATGA